A genomic stretch from Phycisphaerae bacterium includes:
- a CDS encoding sodium/solute symporter (Members of the Solute:Sodium Symporter (SSS), TC 2.A.21 as described in tcdb.org, catalyze solute:Na+ symport. Known solutes for members of the family include sugars, amino acids, nucleosides, inositols, vitamins, urea or anions, depending on the system.) → MGLGTLDYIAMGAYVVLLIGISIFFMRSQVNPAEYFLGSRRFHWFPLAVGLFASLFSSVSFVAAPGEAYNYGMPLFLKSCFILLAVPLAVVIFVRTFRRMNLTTAYEYLEVRFDLRVRLLASGLFLLLRAWYLGTVLYATAVALHPATGLRPWLSIVLLGIATTLYTALGGLKSVVWADLLQFVIMFGGALGALVALITWSPDGFAGIWQHARSQGHTFGALNDSEFYSLSPFVRVSLWALLVSAVFIKLGAAGTDQITVQRYLSTRDPAGAVKTMVWGTVLGIPLMLVLYLCGLGLLRFYHLHPERAMPGMTGDDVFTHFISSELPPGVGGLIMAGVLSAALGTGGSCLNSLSACTITDFWKRVLRPKVSETELIRLARWLTFIWGAVSIFLAMGVIWLFGADRRTNSLIVITQVTINFFTGVLLGVFLLGVLTRRVHAKGVLAGAVAGLVSALVVTVPYYLLDRPAEAPRLSFLWINIIGCLMTMIVGYAASWAWHATSSESNGAVRAKHTDLRLERGLPSRSRSGGSM, encoded by the coding sequence ATGGGCCTGGGGACACTCGACTACATCGCGATGGGGGCCTATGTGGTCCTGCTGATCGGGATCAGCATCTTCTTCATGCGCTCCCAGGTGAACCCCGCGGAGTACTTCCTTGGCAGCCGGCGTTTCCACTGGTTCCCCCTGGCCGTCGGGTTGTTCGCGTCCCTCTTCAGCTCGGTCAGCTTCGTGGCCGCGCCCGGCGAGGCGTACAACTACGGCATGCCCCTGTTCCTCAAATCATGTTTCATCCTGCTGGCTGTGCCACTGGCCGTCGTCATTTTCGTTCGGACCTTTCGGCGAATGAACCTGACGACCGCCTATGAGTACCTGGAAGTGAGATTCGATCTGCGGGTTCGCTTGCTGGCCAGCGGGCTCTTCTTGCTTCTTCGAGCTTGGTATCTGGGAACCGTCTTGTACGCGACGGCGGTGGCGCTGCATCCGGCGACAGGCTTACGCCCCTGGCTGAGTATCGTGCTGCTGGGAATCGCGACCACGCTGTACACGGCGCTCGGCGGGCTGAAATCGGTGGTGTGGGCCGATCTCCTGCAGTTCGTGATCATGTTCGGCGGAGCGTTGGGAGCGCTTGTCGCGTTGATTACCTGGTCGCCTGACGGGTTCGCCGGCATCTGGCAACATGCACGGTCACAAGGCCACACGTTCGGAGCTTTGAACGATTCCGAGTTCTATTCGCTGAGTCCCTTCGTTCGCGTGTCGTTGTGGGCACTGCTGGTATCGGCCGTCTTCATCAAACTGGGTGCCGCCGGCACCGACCAAATCACCGTGCAGCGATATCTCAGCACGCGTGATCCGGCAGGCGCGGTGAAGACCATGGTCTGGGGTACGGTCCTGGGTATTCCGCTGATGTTGGTTTTGTATCTATGCGGCCTGGGACTGCTCAGGTTCTACCACCTTCACCCTGAACGCGCCATGCCCGGCATGACCGGCGACGACGTGTTCACGCATTTCATCTCCTCGGAACTGCCCCCGGGCGTCGGCGGACTCATCATGGCCGGAGTTCTCTCCGCCGCACTCGGCACGGGCGGCTCGTGCCTCAACAGTCTGTCGGCCTGCACGATCACCGATTTCTGGAAGCGGGTCCTGCGGCCGAAGGTCTCGGAGACCGAGTTGATCCGCCTCGCCCGATGGCTCACTTTCATCTGGGGCGCGGTCTCCATCTTCCTGGCCATGGGGGTCATCTGGCTGTTTGGTGCTGACCGCCGGACAAACTCCCTGATCGTCATCACACAGGTGACGATCAACTTCTTCACCGGTGTCCTGCTGGGCGTGTTTCTGCTGGGTGTTCTGACCCGCCGCGTTCATGCCAAGGGCGTTCTGGCAGGTGCCGTCGCCGGCTTGGTCTCAGCCTTGGTCGTAACGGTTCCGTATTACCTCCTCGATCGTCCGGCGGAGGCACCGCGTTTGTCGTTTCTCTGGATCAACATCATCGGCTGCCT
- a CDS encoding type II secretion system protein, producing MHDRKKRAAFTLIEVLVVVAIIALLISVLLPSLVRARAMARTTVCSNTARQHVSGMNVFATDHKDLVPRGASPRTRFTWIQLMARTFGDKSNYTRNYNLVPVERQGIFQCPERTGMHSGPFLDYVVNALDHRGPVNAHCSPDSNGAWTSVEGVAPRSLWKRPSDVIYTMDAADEMAGNPSGELAEVREKIAALRSPKINIPEGVLPPSPWGWGRYDIYCGYTLPAYPEDAALDGAHRGRSRGAIKMHGKGSVASFVDGHVALVVPPARNGNPLAVAQFYMVKFGVQNAIKNNIRIESGSGGGEKCELGDEDYEPF from the coding sequence ATGCACGACCGTAAGAAGCGAGCTGCGTTTACGTTGATCGAAGTGCTGGTGGTCGTGGCGATCATTGCCCTGTTGATCTCGGTTCTGCTGCCGTCCTTGGTGAGAGCGCGGGCGATGGCCCGGACGACGGTCTGCTCGAACACGGCGCGTCAGCATGTAAGCGGGATGAACGTGTTCGCGACCGATCACAAGGATTTGGTTCCGCGAGGGGCGAGCCCGCGAACGCGGTTCACATGGATTCAGTTGATGGCCCGAACGTTCGGCGACAAGTCCAACTACACGCGGAACTACAACCTCGTTCCGGTTGAACGGCAAGGCATCTTTCAGTGCCCGGAGCGAACCGGCATGCATTCCGGACCTTTTCTGGATTACGTGGTCAACGCCTTGGACCATCGCGGGCCGGTGAACGCCCACTGCTCACCCGACAGCAACGGCGCATGGACCTCCGTGGAAGGGGTGGCGCCGCGAAGCCTTTGGAAACGGCCCAGCGACGTGATCTATACGATGGACGCGGCCGACGAGATGGCCGGCAATCCATCGGGTGAGCTGGCCGAGGTTCGCGAGAAGATCGCCGCGCTGCGCAGCCCCAAGATCAACATACCGGAGGGTGTCCTTCCGCCGTCGCCGTGGGGTTGGGGCCGGTACGACATCTATTGCGGCTACACCCTGCCGGCCTACCCGGAAGATGCCGCGCTGGACGGCGCTCACCGCGGCCGTTCGCGCGGCGCGATCAAGATGCACGGAAAGGGATCCGTTGCGTCCTTCGTGGATGGACATGTGGCCCTGGTGGTCCCACCCGCTCGGAACGGCAATCCGCTGGCCGTCGCCCAGTTCTACATGGTCAAGTTCGGCGTTCAGAACGCGATCAAGAACAACATTCGGATCGAGAGCGGCTCGGGCGGCGGTGAGAAGTGCGAGCTCGGCGATGAGGATTACGAGCCCTTCTAG